A genomic segment from Nocardia cyriacigeorgica GUH-2 encodes:
- a CDS encoding LppU/SCO3897 family protein: protein MKFPGTRLLARIMLAFVAAVALAVAVTGCSMFEDAGKSDTAKSEVGDCINVISSSAVDSETEPVDCSSDKAVYKVVQTHDTKTECAEDYTSYEETLNGGTTAFLCLAPNFKQGSCYADSMLSGYSFADCASPEASFRVIQRIDGEVDELLCGADANKFITVADPKTTFCLGDPKA from the coding sequence GTGAAGTTCCCAGGAACGCGGCTGCTGGCGCGCATCATGCTCGCCTTCGTCGCAGCGGTCGCGCTGGCGGTTGCGGTGACCGGCTGTTCGATGTTCGAAGACGCGGGCAAGTCCGACACGGCGAAGTCCGAGGTCGGCGACTGCATCAACGTCATCAGCAGTTCGGCGGTCGACTCCGAGACCGAGCCGGTGGATTGCTCATCGGACAAGGCCGTCTACAAGGTCGTTCAGACCCACGACACCAAGACCGAATGCGCCGAGGACTACACCTCCTACGAGGAGACCCTCAACGGCGGAACCACCGCGTTCCTGTGCCTGGCGCCCAATTTCAAGCAGGGCAGCTGCTACGCCGACAGCATGCTCTCCGGCTACAGCTTCGCCGACTGCGCCTCCCCGGAAGCGAGCTTCCGGGTGATCCAGCGCATCGATGGTGAGGTCGACGAGCTGCTGTGCGGCGCGGACGCCAACAAGTTCATCACGGTGGCCGATCCCAAGACCACCTTCTGCCTGGGCGACCCCAAGGCTTGA